Proteins encoded by one window of Cannabis sativa cultivar Pink pepper isolate KNU-18-1 chromosome 4, ASM2916894v1, whole genome shotgun sequence:
- the LOC115720064 gene encoding uncharacterized protein LOC115720064: protein MDDPGDYDDDFALWGQSIGGESESDPAAPELEPDPDSQPKKKNGRGAYKGLKHIKNRSEGILLEVEYNQWGQCIGDTANELVSQIGLYARRNLPLSYNDWRKVPMEFKNLLWEYIKSMFKLGPEAKHSTLKTAGRRWKD, encoded by the exons ATGGATGACCCCGGTGACTATGATGATGATTTTGCCCTTTGGGGACAATCCATTGGTGGTGAATCTGAATCTGATCCAGCTGCACCAGAACTGGAACCTGACCCTGATTCACAACCAAAGAAGAAAAATGGTAGGGGGGCATATAAGGGTCTGAAGCATATAAAGAATAGGAGTGAAGGAATACTTCTCGAAGTCGAGTACAACCAATGGGGCCAGTGCATTGGGGACACTGCAAATGAACTGGTTAGCCAGATTGGCTTGTATGCAAGACGAAATCTTCCACTGTCATACAATGATTGGAGAAAAGTTCCAATGGAATTTAAAAATCTATTATGGGAGTACATCAAG TCAATGTTCAAGTTAGGCCCAGAAGCTAAGCATTCTACCTTAAAAACTGCTGGACGAAGATGGAAAGACTGA